One Streptomyces mobaraensis NBRC 13819 = DSM 40847 DNA segment encodes these proteins:
- a CDS encoding MFS transporter produces the protein MTDTAGAAGAGVRRPAVPRAAWNRLAVYTATAALLQADGTIVAVALPSVGSAFDVSAGTAAWLMTTYFAVYAVGLFPGGRLVDRFGPGAVALAGLAVFCAGTLTGALAGSFGVLVASRVLQGAGAGLASPAALAGAVSGFPAERRGTALGIWGAASGLSNLVGPLLGGVLTEVWGWRANWWALLPLGLAPAVCVLRWARSPAEGAHRRRPAPVPGERPPMGAVRGASAVAALTFAVMIGSFYLVEQYLQHAAGYGILRAALAPMVVALCIGAAGPVAGRLTDRYGERVPATAGFLACAAACAAYAVPGTAPHGLWLLPGGVLLGAGLGLLFPSTSRAALNSVPRRLHGRASSQLSFGRLAGAACGTALAGLAFHDGVTTGHLRLALAGGAILAGAGAALAARWFRHTPAGGGKD, from the coding sequence ATGACCGATACCGCGGGCGCGGCGGGCGCCGGTGTGCGGCGCCCCGCCGTGCCGCGCGCCGCCTGGAACCGGCTCGCCGTCTACACCGCCACCGCCGCGCTGCTCCAGGCCGACGGGACGATCGTCGCCGTCGCCCTGCCGTCGGTCGGCTCGGCGTTCGACGTCTCGGCGGGGACCGCCGCGTGGCTGATGACCACGTACTTCGCGGTGTACGCCGTGGGGTTGTTCCCCGGCGGGCGGCTGGTGGACCGGTTCGGCCCCGGGGCGGTGGCCCTGGCCGGGCTGGCGGTGTTCTGCGCGGGCACCCTGACGGGCGCGCTCGCGGGCTCGTTCGGGGTGCTCGTCGCTTCCCGGGTGCTCCAGGGCGCGGGCGCCGGGCTGGCCAGCCCGGCGGCGCTGGCCGGGGCGGTGTCCGGCTTCCCGGCGGAGCGGCGGGGCACCGCGCTGGGCATCTGGGGGGCGGCCTCGGGGCTGTCGAACCTGGTGGGGCCGCTGCTGGGCGGGGTGCTCACGGAGGTATGGGGGTGGCGCGCCAACTGGTGGGCGCTGCTTCCGCTGGGGCTGGCGCCGGCGGTGTGCGTCCTGCGCTGGGCACGGTCCCCGGCGGAGGGCGCACACCGCCGCCGCCCGGCGCCGGTGCCCGGCGAACGGCCCCCGATGGGCGCGGTCCGCGGCGCGTCCGCCGTGGCCGCCCTCACCTTCGCGGTGATGATCGGCTCGTTCTACCTCGTCGAGCAGTACCTCCAGCACGCGGCGGGCTACGGCATCCTGCGGGCGGCGCTCGCCCCGATGGTGGTGGCCCTGTGCATCGGCGCGGCGGGCCCGGTGGCCGGCCGGCTCACCGATCGCTACGGCGAACGGGTCCCGGCGACCGCCGGCTTCCTCGCCTGCGCGGCGGCCTGCGCCGCGTACGCCGTGCCCGGCACCGCGCCGCACGGCCTCTGGCTGCTGCCCGGCGGCGTCCTCCTCGGCGCGGGGTTGGGCCTGCTGTTCCCCTCGACGTCCCGCGCGGCCCTCAACTCCGTCCCCCGGCGCCTGCACGGCCGCGCCTCCTCCCAGCTCTCCTTCGGCCGCCTGGCCGGCGCGGCCTGCGGCACGGCCCTGGCGGGCCTGGCCTTCCACGACGGCGTCACCACCGGCCACCTGCGCCTCGCCCTCGCGGGCGGCGCGATACTGGCGGGAGCGGGGGCGGCACTGGCCGCACGGTGGTTCCGGCACACACCGGCGGGCGGCGGGAAGGACTGA
- a CDS encoding phosphotransferase enzyme family protein has protein sequence MTSHDELPLAGGNVSGGVVRVGDTVRRPAGPWTPAVHALLTHLHAAGFTAAPRPLGIDDRGREVLTYAPGDVVWPDRFALLDPEERLARVGRTIRAFHDAVRDFTPPPDARWRTLVPADGTEIIAHHDLAPWNLVTDGDGPWAFIDWDTAAPGTRLWDLAYAAHGFVPLTDRPGLRRTDADAARRLRVLVDAYGLDEPERRRLVPLLARRAQAMHDFLRTRAARGEQPWARMWSEGHGDVWRADAEYTERRAADWERALLDG, from the coding sequence ATGACCAGTCACGACGAGCTGCCGCTGGCCGGCGGGAACGTCAGCGGGGGCGTCGTCCGCGTCGGCGACACCGTCCGCCGTCCCGCCGGCCCCTGGACCCCCGCCGTCCACGCCCTCCTCACCCATCTGCACGCGGCGGGCTTCACCGCCGCGCCGCGTCCCCTCGGCATCGACGACCGGGGCCGCGAGGTCCTGACGTACGCGCCGGGCGACGTCGTCTGGCCCGACCGGTTCGCCCTCCTCGACCCCGAGGAGCGGCTGGCCCGGGTGGGCCGGACCATCCGCGCGTTCCACGACGCGGTCCGGGACTTCACCCCGCCGCCGGACGCCCGCTGGCGGACGCTCGTCCCGGCCGACGGCACCGAGATCATCGCCCACCACGACCTGGCCCCCTGGAACCTGGTGACCGACGGCGACGGCCCCTGGGCCTTCATCGACTGGGACACCGCCGCCCCCGGCACCCGCCTCTGGGACCTCGCCTACGCCGCGCACGGCTTCGTCCCGCTCACCGACCGGCCCGGCCTCCGGCGCACCGACGCCGACGCCGCCCGCCGCCTGCGCGTCCTCGTCGACGCCTACGGCCTGGACGAGCCGGAACGCCGCCGCCTGGTCCCCCTCCTGGCCCGCCGCGCCCAGGCGATGCACGACTTCCTCCGCACCCGCGCCGCCCGCGGCGAACAGCCCTGGGCCCGGATGTGGTCCGAGGGGCACGGCGACGTCTGGCGCGCCGACGCGGAGTACACGGAACGGCGCGCGGCGGACTGGGAGCGGGCGCTGCTGGACGGGTGA
- a CDS encoding TIGR03557 family F420-dependent LLM class oxidoreductase gives MTRYGYFLSCEEHSPADLVEQARMAEDAGFTSLWISDHFHPWTGEQGHSPFVWSVIGALAKAVSLPVETAVTCPTVRMHPVVTAQAAATSAVLLGPGRFRLGVGSGEALNEHVLGGPWPRAAVRLEMLEEAVRVMRLLFEGGQVSHAGRHYTVENARLYTLPDEPVPIDVSAFGPAATEVAGRCGDGLITMSPDADAVDRFRRAGGAGRPVHGGVKVCWGPDRDEALRTAHRLWAVEQLPGELNQVLPTPAHFEQAAQLVTPDRVAQAVTCGNDPEEHAAALRAYADAGFDRVHVNQIGPDQRGFFDFYRTEVLPRLADTAG, from the coding sequence GTGACCCGGTACGGCTACTTCCTGTCCTGCGAGGAGCACTCCCCCGCGGACCTCGTCGAGCAGGCCCGGATGGCCGAGGACGCCGGGTTCACCTCGCTGTGGATCTCCGACCACTTCCATCCGTGGACCGGCGAGCAGGGGCACAGCCCGTTCGTCTGGTCGGTGATCGGGGCGCTGGCCAAGGCGGTCTCCCTGCCGGTCGAGACCGCCGTCACCTGTCCGACCGTGCGGATGCACCCGGTCGTCACCGCGCAGGCGGCGGCGACCAGCGCCGTCCTGCTGGGACCCGGCCGGTTCCGGCTGGGCGTGGGCAGCGGCGAGGCGCTCAACGAGCACGTGCTGGGCGGTCCGTGGCCGCGGGCGGCGGTCCGGCTGGAGATGCTGGAGGAGGCCGTCCGGGTGATGCGGCTGCTCTTCGAGGGCGGCCAGGTCAGCCACGCCGGGCGGCACTACACCGTGGAGAACGCCCGGCTGTACACCCTTCCGGACGAACCGGTGCCGATCGACGTCTCGGCCTTCGGCCCGGCGGCCACGGAGGTGGCGGGCCGGTGTGGCGACGGGCTGATCACCATGAGCCCGGACGCGGACGCGGTCGACCGCTTCCGGCGGGCCGGCGGCGCGGGCCGGCCGGTGCACGGCGGCGTCAAGGTGTGCTGGGGGCCGGACCGGGACGAGGCGCTGCGCACCGCGCACCGGCTGTGGGCGGTGGAGCAGTTGCCCGGCGAGCTGAACCAGGTGCTGCCGACGCCGGCCCACTTCGAGCAGGCGGCCCAGCTCGTCACCCCCGACCGGGTGGCCCAGGCGGTGACCTGCGGGAACGACCCCGAGGAGCACGCGGCGGCGCTGCGGGCGTACGCGGACGCCGGCTTCGACCGGGTCCACGTCAACCAGATCGGCCCCGACCAGCGGGGCTTCTTCGACTTCTACCGGACCGAGGTACTGCCCCGGCTCGCCGACACGGCGGGCTGA
- a CDS encoding L-2-amino-thiazoline-4-carboxylic acid hydrolase: MTDTTRTPSAPTAPTGPAAGSGDGADKRAQTRRMLGDRLRRYLELEAERGPEEAREVLLDGYPERQAARMGPLITGCSLAEGFGKALPRFAAMGFLEEAIDVSTDDEDVVMEVCRTCMCLTAAEDIGLSEPRPVLCELDFEATRRAFPEMSAESLRRQTDGHHVCVFRYARPRPAASDGPS; this comes from the coding sequence GTGACCGACACGACCCGGACCCCCTCCGCACCGACGGCACCGACCGGTCCGGCCGCCGGGAGCGGTGACGGCGCCGACAAGCGGGCGCAGACGCGCCGGATGCTCGGCGACCGCCTGCGCCGCTACCTCGAACTGGAGGCGGAGCGCGGACCGGAGGAGGCGCGGGAGGTGCTGCTCGACGGGTATCCCGAGCGCCAGGCGGCCCGGATGGGGCCGCTGATCACGGGGTGTTCGCTCGCCGAGGGGTTCGGCAAAGCCCTCCCCCGGTTCGCGGCCATGGGCTTCCTGGAGGAGGCGATCGACGTCTCGACGGACGACGAGGACGTGGTCATGGAGGTGTGCCGGACCTGCATGTGCCTGACCGCGGCCGAGGACATCGGGCTGAGCGAGCCGCGGCCCGTCCTCTGCGAGCTCGACTTCGAGGCGACCCGGCGGGCCTTCCCCGAGATGTCGGCCGAGAGCCTGCGCCGGCAGACGGACGGGCACCACGTCTGCGTCTTCCGCTACGCGCGCCCCCGCCCGGCCGCCTCGGACGGGCCGTCCTGA
- the hemE gene encoding uroporphyrinogen decarboxylase: MSIFLDAAAGKDTRRAPIWIMRQAGRYLPEYNALKERYGFWEMCRDPEVAAEITMLPLRRFSLDAAILFSDIMTPLADMGVEIEFAPGPVVTRPVRTLADVRRLRVPGPEGTAPFVADAVRAVRERCHVPLIGFAGAPLTLATYLVDAGGAADGHAGFRVWLHAQPEAARLLLDRLTDVTIDYLRTQIAAGVQAVQLFDSWAGSHEPAVYAEFGLPYTRRVLAALDDPAVPRVHFAVGAHHLLGLFADLPAEVVGVDWRTPLSAARRALPGRTLQGNLDPAVLVHRPEALAERARAVLREGLGGPHIFNLGHGIRPDTPVGHVQRLIETVHGFDRHAEADGAGPAGDDGKGVPA; this comes from the coding sequence ATGAGTATTTTCCTCGACGCCGCCGCGGGTAAGGACACCCGGCGGGCGCCCATATGGATCATGCGGCAAGCAGGCCGATACCTGCCCGAATACAACGCACTCAAAGAGCGCTACGGCTTCTGGGAGATGTGCCGCGATCCCGAGGTCGCGGCCGAGATCACCATGCTGCCCCTGCGGCGGTTTTCCCTCGACGCGGCGATCCTTTTCAGCGACATCATGACGCCGCTCGCCGACATGGGAGTGGAGATCGAATTCGCCCCCGGCCCGGTGGTCACCCGGCCGGTGCGCACCCTCGCCGACGTACGGCGGCTGCGGGTGCCGGGGCCCGAGGGCACGGCACCCTTCGTCGCCGACGCCGTCCGCGCCGTGCGCGAGCGCTGCCACGTGCCGCTGATCGGTTTCGCCGGCGCGCCGCTCACCCTCGCCACCTATCTGGTGGACGCGGGCGGGGCCGCCGACGGCCACGCCGGCTTCCGGGTGTGGCTGCACGCCCAACCCGAGGCCGCCCGGCTGCTGCTGGACCGGCTCACCGACGTCACCATTGACTACCTGCGCACGCAGATCGCCGCCGGGGTCCAGGCCGTACAGCTCTTCGACAGCTGGGCCGGGTCCCACGAACCCGCCGTCTACGCGGAGTTCGGGCTCCCGTACACCCGGCGGGTGCTGGCCGCCCTGGACGACCCGGCGGTGCCGCGCGTCCACTTCGCGGTCGGCGCCCACCACCTGCTCGGCCTCTTCGCGGACCTGCCCGCCGAGGTCGTCGGCGTCGACTGGCGGACCCCGCTGTCCGCCGCCCGCCGGGCGCTGCCCGGCCGGACCCTCCAGGGCAACCTCGACCCGGCCGTCCTCGTCCACCGCCCCGAGGCCCTGGCCGAGCGCGCGCGGGCCGTGCTCCGGGAGGGCCTGGGCGGCCCGCACATCTTCAACCTCGGCCATGGCATCCGCCCGGACACGCCCGTCGGGCACGTCCAGCGCCTCATCGAGACCGTGCACGGGTTCGACCGGCACGCGGAGGCCGACGGGGCCGGACCGGCCGGCGACGACGGAAAGGGGGTGCCCGCATGA
- the hemG gene encoding protoporphyrinogen oxidase — MTGARPRVAVVGAGITGLTAAVEVLSALPGAEVTVLEAEPVAGGKIARHRADGYTVDLGPNGFLDNGADTRALADALGLGPRLRPAADAARERFLLRGGRLLPLPLGAASFAASPLLGPAAKARVLAEPLVRPAAGEETVHAFLARRFGSRAAALLAAPLVHGVTSGDPWTTSLDAAFPRIRALERDRGGLLLAALRGRLLRAAGRAGPPPRLTGFADGGMRVLVDALTRRLGERLLTGRPVTALRPAPGPDGGWLVETAGHEPVRADHVVVTVPAPAAARLLAPRLPGPARTLAGVRYAPVRVVSVGYRRRDLAVLPRGFGYLTVPPEPTRILGVVHASVVFPDCAPPDGVLLRAFAGGAEDPGFAELDADEAVAAVHRDVTALFGPAAGPEFRHDHVWPEAIPQYTPGHGARVRALLDAVAGVPGLHLAGAAYHGVAVNECVRDARRAASEVLTALRAAVPAPLSRGGAPGPRDDTPHHTPRPLPRHEEKQRDRHDPDPLRTDGTDRSGRRER; from the coding sequence GTGACCGGGGCACGCCCGCGCGTCGCCGTCGTCGGCGCCGGGATCACCGGGCTGACCGCCGCCGTCGAGGTGCTGTCCGCGCTCCCCGGCGCGGAGGTGACGGTCCTGGAGGCGGAGCCCGTCGCCGGCGGGAAGATCGCCCGCCACCGCGCCGACGGCTACACCGTCGATCTGGGCCCCAACGGCTTCCTCGACAACGGCGCCGACACCCGCGCCCTGGCCGACGCGCTGGGGCTCGGCCCCCGGCTGCGGCCGGCCGCGGACGCCGCCCGGGAGCGGTTCCTGCTGCGCGGCGGCCGGCTGCTGCCGCTGCCGCTCGGCGCCGCCTCGTTCGCCGCCAGCCCGCTGCTGGGCCCCGCGGCGAAGGCCCGCGTCCTGGCCGAGCCGCTGGTCCGCCCAGCGGCCGGGGAGGAGACCGTGCACGCCTTCCTCGCCCGGCGGTTCGGCTCGCGGGCCGCCGCCCTGCTGGCGGCGCCGCTGGTGCACGGCGTCACCTCCGGCGACCCCTGGACGACCAGTCTGGACGCGGCCTTCCCGCGGATCAGGGCGCTCGAACGCGACCGCGGCGGCCTGCTGCTGGCCGCCCTGCGCGGCCGGCTGCTCCGCGCCGCGGGCCGCGCGGGACCGCCCCCGCGGCTGACCGGCTTCGCCGACGGCGGCATGCGGGTGCTGGTGGACGCCCTGACGCGGCGGCTCGGCGAACGGCTGCTGACGGGACGCCCGGTGACCGCCCTGCGGCCCGCCCCCGGGCCGGACGGCGGCTGGCTGGTGGAGACGGCGGGGCACGAGCCGGTCCGCGCCGACCACGTCGTCGTCACCGTGCCCGCCCCCGCCGCCGCGCGGCTGCTGGCGCCGCGACTTCCCGGCCCCGCACGGACCTTGGCGGGGGTGCGGTACGCGCCGGTGCGCGTGGTGTCCGTCGGCTACCGGCGGCGCGACCTGGCCGTCCTGCCGCGCGGCTTCGGCTATCTGACGGTGCCGCCGGAGCCCACGAGGATCCTCGGCGTCGTCCACGCGTCCGTCGTCTTCCCCGACTGCGCGCCGCCCGACGGCGTCCTGCTGCGCGCCTTCGCGGGCGGCGCCGAGGACCCGGGGTTCGCGGAGCTGGACGCGGACGAGGCGGTGGCCGCGGTGCACCGCGACGTCACCGCGCTGTTCGGCCCGGCGGCGGGGCCGGAGTTCCGGCACGACCACGTCTGGCCCGAGGCGATCCCGCAGTACACGCCGGGGCACGGCGCGCGGGTGCGCGCGCTGCTGGACGCCGTCGCCGGTGTGCCCGGACTGCATCTGGCGGGCGCCGCGTACCACGGCGTCGCGGTCAACGAGTGCGTCCGCGACGCCCGGCGGGCGGCGTCGGAGGTGCTGACCGCGCTGCGCGCGGCGGTCCCGGCACCGCTTTCCCGGGGCGGAGCCCCCGGCCCGCGGGACGACACCCCGCACCACACCCCCCGACCCCTCCCCCGACACGAGGAGAAGCAGCGTGACCGACACGACCCGGACCCCCTCCGCACCGACGGCACCGACCGGTCCGGCCGCCGGGAGCGGTGA
- a CDS encoding MMPL family transporter: MRSEAKAGRQRSGPDRKTAPSAPPASGARPRLLLWLVVVAWLLLAGLLSPFQGKLQSVTSNNAAAFLPDSAPSAEVSRFLKDRFPDGDTRPALVVQRRPGGLTPADRDAVVAEATRLRTVPGTQAPVAPFTAGGRPVPGLVSADGSVAVTVVPVTATGGKKVRETVDALRDALHPPSGVTTDVTGPAGISADAIAVFSDVDFRLLAATAVLVLVLLLIVYRSPLLAFVPLVVVSFAYVLAAGIVYALAAHAGLLVNSQATSLMLILMFGAGTDYCLLMTARYQEELAADPSAAWPALRRAVRRVWPTVFFSGLTVMASLSALFAADLGSTRVLGPVGIIGTASVLLSTFTLMPALLALIGPRALLRRVRARQGAAGPGAIGRAWERTARAVFRRPWWATAATLLFFAAGATGLTRSVDDMSLLHAFREPTSSAAGYRTLSDAFPAGTAAPLTVVVERADGPLSDADLAGAAARVRSVPDIASVAPQRVRSEDGRAGRLQAVLDTDPYDAKGLDRVADVRHALSSGLPSGVRAVVGGDPAVQLDTKHAADRDLRILVPLVLAIIMLVLVALLRAVVAPLYLIATVVVSFFGALGISMFVFRDLLGQHGVNPVMPTFAFLFLVALGVDYNIFLMARVREDARAHDTRTAVRTALLSTGSVITSASLVLAGTFSILMILPLVMLFQLGFTVALGVLLDTVLVRVVLVPAVTYLLGEKAWWPARRTAPAAAAVPDPAD, encoded by the coding sequence GTGCGTAGCGAAGCGAAGGCCGGGCGTCAGCGGAGCGGGCCCGACCGGAAGACCGCGCCTTCGGCGCCACCCGCCTCCGGCGCCCGGCCGCGCCTGCTCCTCTGGCTGGTGGTGGTCGCCTGGCTGCTGCTCGCCGGCCTGCTCAGCCCGTTCCAGGGCAAGCTGCAGAGCGTCACGAGCAACAACGCCGCCGCCTTCCTGCCCGACTCGGCGCCGTCCGCCGAGGTGTCCCGGTTCCTCAAGGACCGCTTCCCCGACGGCGACACCCGCCCGGCCCTGGTCGTCCAGCGCCGCCCCGGCGGGCTGACCCCCGCCGACCGGGACGCGGTCGTCGCCGAGGCCACGCGGCTGCGTACCGTACCCGGCACCCAGGCGCCCGTCGCCCCCTTCACCGCCGGCGGCCGGCCCGTCCCCGGGCTGGTCTCGGCGGACGGCTCGGTGGCCGTGACGGTCGTCCCGGTCACCGCGACCGGCGGCAAGAAGGTCCGCGAGACGGTCGACGCGCTGCGCGACGCCCTCCACCCGCCGTCGGGCGTGACCACCGACGTCACCGGCCCGGCCGGGATCAGCGCCGACGCCATCGCCGTCTTCAGCGACGTCGACTTCCGGCTGCTGGCGGCGACCGCCGTCCTGGTCCTCGTCCTCCTGCTGATCGTCTATCGTTCCCCGCTGCTGGCGTTCGTGCCGCTCGTCGTCGTGAGCTTCGCCTACGTCCTGGCCGCCGGAATCGTCTACGCGTTGGCCGCGCACGCCGGGCTGCTCGTCAACAGCCAGGCCACGTCGCTGATGCTGATCCTGATGTTCGGCGCCGGCACCGACTACTGCCTGCTGATGACGGCCCGTTACCAGGAGGAGCTGGCCGCGGACCCGTCCGCCGCCTGGCCCGCCCTGCGCCGCGCCGTGCGGCGGGTGTGGCCCACCGTCTTCTTCAGCGGGCTGACGGTGATGGCCTCGCTGTCCGCCCTCTTCGCCGCCGACCTCGGCTCCACCCGGGTGCTGGGCCCGGTCGGCATCATCGGGACCGCGAGCGTGCTGCTCTCCACGTTCACGCTGATGCCCGCGCTGCTGGCGCTGATCGGCCCGCGCGCCCTGCTGCGCCGCGTCCGCGCGCGGCAGGGGGCGGCCGGTCCCGGTGCGATCGGCCGCGCCTGGGAGCGCACGGCGCGGGCGGTGTTCCGCCGGCCGTGGTGGGCGACGGCCGCGACGCTGCTGTTCTTCGCCGCGGGCGCGACCGGGCTGACCCGGTCCGTGGACGACATGAGCCTGCTGCACGCCTTCCGCGAACCGACGTCGTCCGCCGCCGGCTACCGCACCCTCTCCGACGCCTTCCCCGCCGGAACCGCCGCGCCCCTGACGGTCGTCGTGGAACGCGCCGACGGCCCGCTGTCCGACGCTGACCTCGCCGGGGCCGCCGCCCGGGTGCGCTCGGTGCCGGACATCGCCTCGGTCGCGCCCCAGCGCGTCCGGTCGGAGGACGGCCGGGCGGGCCGGCTCCAGGCCGTCCTCGACACCGACCCGTACGACGCGAAGGGGCTCGACCGGGTGGCCGACGTCCGGCACGCGCTGTCCTCCGGACTCCCGTCCGGGGTACGGGCGGTGGTGGGCGGCGACCCGGCCGTGCAGCTCGACACCAAGCACGCCGCCGACCGCGACCTGCGGATCCTGGTGCCGCTGGTCCTGGCCATCATCATGCTGGTGCTGGTGGCGCTGCTGCGGGCGGTGGTGGCACCGCTGTACCTCATCGCCACGGTCGTCGTGTCGTTCTTCGGGGCGCTCGGGATCTCGATGTTCGTCTTCCGGGACCTGCTGGGGCAGCACGGCGTCAACCCCGTGATGCCGACGTTCGCGTTCCTCTTCCTGGTCGCGCTGGGCGTCGACTACAACATCTTCCTCATGGCACGGGTCCGCGAGGACGCCCGCGCCCACGACACCCGCACCGCCGTGCGCACCGCCCTGCTCAGCACCGGATCGGTGATCACCAGTGCGAGCCTGGTGCTTGCGGGCACCTTCTCGATCCTGATGATCCTGCCGCTGGTGATGCTCTTCCAGCTCGGCTTCACGGTGGCGCTGGGCGTGCTGCTCGACACCGTCCTGGTGCGGGTGGTCCTGGTGCCGGCGGTCACGTACCTGCTGGGCGAGAAGGCGTGGTGGCCCGCGCGGCGCACGGCGCCGGCCGCGGCGGCGGTCCCCGATCCGGCCGACTGA
- a CDS encoding TetR/AcrR family transcriptional regulator — MDTERPDAAAGRSGSGWNRMVALHKEQLRAAIGEAAVQIAAEQGLAGTTMSKIAERAGVSRATAYNYFKDVEHVLLSVVSDEVDSFYGRLRERLDGVHGPRARLEAFLTAHLEYFARPERRSGALQLQALGISPTRRERMAAHTDRLRALLSEVLESGRAEGVFDERVSPDRHAELLMHLLSAARGQVLRGDVPVATLAADLLLLVENGLCQDGPSEAAGRGRA; from the coding sequence GTGGACACCGAACGACCCGATGCGGCGGCCGGCCGTTCCGGTTCCGGATGGAACCGGATGGTCGCCCTGCACAAGGAACAACTGCGCGCCGCCATCGGGGAGGCCGCGGTGCAGATCGCGGCCGAGCAGGGCCTGGCCGGCACCACCATGTCGAAGATCGCGGAACGGGCCGGCGTCTCCCGGGCCACCGCCTACAACTACTTCAAGGACGTCGAGCACGTCCTGCTGTCGGTGGTCAGCGACGAGGTCGACAGCTTCTACGGGCGGCTGCGCGAGCGGCTGGACGGCGTCCACGGCCCCCGGGCCCGGCTGGAGGCGTTCCTCACGGCCCACCTGGAGTACTTCGCGCGCCCCGAACGCCGGTCCGGGGCCCTGCAGTTGCAGGCCCTCGGCATCAGCCCGACCAGACGGGAGCGGATGGCCGCCCACACCGACCGGCTGCGCGCCCTCCTCTCCGAGGTGCTGGAGAGCGGCCGGGCGGAGGGCGTCTTCGACGAGCGCGTCAGCCCCGACCGGCACGCCGAACTCCTGATGCACCTGCTCTCGGCCGCCCGCGGCCAGGTGCTCAGGGGCGACGTGCCGGTCGCGACGCTCGCCGCCGACCTGCTGCTGCTCGTCGAGAACGGGCTGTGTCAGGACGGCCCGTCCGAGGCGGCCGGGCGGGGGCGCGCGTAG
- the hemH gene encoding ferrochelatase: protein MEHENPSPTGVVLMNLGGPRTLREVGPFLHSLFSDREIIRLPAQSALGPLIARLRTPRLEKVYAGIGGGSPLYDWTVRQGEGLVKRLDVLSPQTAPHRFYLAFRYTEPSSAQALRRMAADGVRRVVAFPQYPQYSCSTTGSSLHELWASARRLRLDTAFRWSVVDRWSTHPAYVQAMAAKVREGLAEFPESERDDVVVLFSAHSLPQRVINRGDPYLQEVAGTVRDVMRELGDRQEHVLCFQADVGPVTWQGPNTESVIRSLGKQGRRNILIVGIIFTTDHLDTLSEIDVEFAEAAEEAGVARFRRAPAPNDDPLFLDAMAQVVADHLAAGIPCGPQFGLRCAGCADPTCREILNPVGPGPAALGPTGPDPAGNGRASAPGAAP from the coding sequence ATGGAACATGAGAATCCGAGCCCTACCGGCGTCGTCCTGATGAACCTGGGCGGACCTCGTACGCTGCGCGAGGTCGGCCCTTTTCTGCACTCCCTGTTCAGCGACCGGGAGATCATCCGGCTCCCCGCGCAGTCCGCTCTGGGCCCGCTGATCGCCCGGTTGCGCACCCCTCGGCTGGAGAAGGTCTACGCCGGCATCGGCGGCGGCTCCCCGCTGTACGACTGGACGGTCCGTCAGGGTGAGGGGCTGGTCAAGCGGCTCGACGTACTCAGCCCGCAGACCGCGCCGCACCGCTTCTACCTGGCCTTCCGCTACACCGAGCCGAGCAGCGCGCAGGCGCTGCGCCGGATGGCGGCGGACGGGGTGCGGCGCGTCGTGGCGTTCCCGCAGTACCCGCAGTACTCCTGCTCGACCACCGGTTCCAGTCTGCACGAGCTGTGGGCGTCGGCCCGGCGGCTGCGGCTGGACACCGCCTTCCGGTGGAGCGTCGTCGACCGCTGGTCGACGCATCCGGCGTATGTGCAGGCCATGGCGGCGAAGGTGCGCGAGGGACTGGCGGAATTCCCGGAATCCGAGCGGGACGACGTCGTGGTGCTGTTCAGCGCGCACTCCCTTCCACAGCGCGTGATCAACAGAGGGGACCCTTATCTTCAGGAAGTGGCGGGAACCGTTCGCGATGTGATGCGGGAGCTCGGCGACCGCCAGGAGCACGTGCTGTGCTTTCAGGCCGACGTCGGGCCGGTGACATGGCAGGGGCCGAACACGGAATCCGTCATTCGGTCCCTCGGAAAACAGGGGCGGCGCAATATCCTGATAGTGGGAATCATTTTCACCACTGACCATCTGGATACGCTGTCGGAAATTGACGTCGAGTTCGCGGAGGCCGCCGAGGAGGCCGGTGTCGCACGGTTCCGGCGGGCGCCGGCGCCCAATGACGACCCGCTCTTCCTGGACGCCATGGCGCAGGTGGTCGCCGACCATCTGGCCGCAGGAATCCCCTGCGGACCGCAGTTCGGGCTGCGCTGCGCGGGGTGCGCGGATCCGACGTGCCGGGAGATCCTCAATCCGGTCGGGCCCGGTCCGGCCGCACTCGGTCCGACCGGGCCCGATCCGGCCGGGAACGGGCGGGCTTCCGCGCCCGGCGCGGCGCCGTGA